A region from the Neurospora crassa OR74A linkage group V, whole genome shotgun sequence genome encodes:
- the bni1 gene encoding cytokinesis protein sepA, with amino-acid sequence MSSHDKNGRATSSSGKASSFFSRATGKNKADKRNASDEGGRYLAADNDAASTHTARSSRHYRDSSVISLDRPDTPESGLNMTAGVVTTIPYDPVSPDNRSPVALDHLPRPDQMPLRRELVPHHLNKGTGDFHQYPTIDQSPSSPYNGQSPSASSSRSTLATANITMASTGRQAQFQQWGPPRESSLPGYNSRGHSYMTTRSSGDNASIYSGRDGHYQEAPGTSHRSSRIGLPSTSSQSSYLSPHAHKDRDTQRLTKVAAGHQGSEGFNFPKPDDDNVIEQMFINLMQKRGWHNLPDQAKRQMIAYPAAKKWTLIYQDRLTEWQGEQKRRQTAKIGQYSNVDITQSSDDEGSPEWYVRKVMENALDSKGLGGLEVNLRTQQIGWVKRFIDCQGQIALTNVLLKMNRKTAYGPAQPDNGRLDKNLDREYDIVKCLKALMNNKFGADDALAHQQVIVALATSLISPRLTTRKLVSEVLTFLCHWGEGKGHVKVIEAMDVVKAQQGENGRFDAWMRLVEVTVDGRGKMGSLVGASEEVRSGGIGMENLLMEYAVATLILVNMLVDAPEKDLQLRIHIRAQFTACGIRRILNKMEAFQYELIDKQIERFRSNEAIDYEDMLERENSSIKDSIEGEVKDLNDPVQIVDAIQQRLNGTKTQDYFVSALQHLLLIRDNDGEERLRMFQLVDSMLSYVAMDRRLPDMDLKQSLNFTVQSLLDKLHTDSEARQALDEALEARQIADAAMAERDEMKERLALGADGLVAKLQKQIDEQAMFIEAQKRRAEGLKSELASLQTLRAKEAQRYELETRELYLMLRDAQDVAASNATKGNAKLGEEDVARMQGILDRERLLERLQMQIERQKTQFKLEGRVWGEVIGPSDRLRALREEMDGFGDDTPEVVPPKDFTNSMLGSVKRSTRIPRKPVGSRSDHVEDVLEESDVEIGDDGEIVYEKPRVVKIRRPVVDPKQTNGMFNELTGKVRRYDASDSEEGDGITTGPSHPSMESQTPITPSDTETPKIQVTDATGPSAPAAASGPPPPPPPPPPPPPPPGFLPGAPAPIPGAGGPPPPPPPPPPPPPPPGGLPGAAPPMPGAGGPPPPPPPPPPPPMPGMAGMPPPPPPPPPMPGMPGMPPPPPPPMPGPASGRFLAQNAGLPTTNSVGLPVVRPKKKLKAFHWDKVDTPLATHWAAHTPSPESREEKYHELSKKGILDEVEKLFMAKEIKKLGGGGAKKDDKKQIISNDLRKAFEIALAKFSQFPVEKVVQMIIHCDKDVLDNPVVMDFLQKDDLCNISDNTAKVMAPYSKDWTGPDAGKDTREQDPNELTRQDQIYLYTAFELHHYWKSRMRALALTRSFEQEYEEITEKMRAVVAVSESLRDSVSLMNVLGLILDIGNYMNDANKQARGFKLSSLARLGMVKDDKNESTLADLVERIVRQQYPEWEDFAKDIEGVIAAQKINIEQLQADAKRYIDNIKNVQMSLDSGNLSDPKKFHPQDRVSQIVQRVMKDARFKAEQMQLYLEEMVRTYNDIMVFYGEDPSDDNARREFFSKLASFITEWKRSREKNIQLEEQRKRNEASMKRKNAQFKALQASEAQGPASPTSTGAMDSLLEKLRAAAPQTRDQRDRRRRARLKDRHQVRIASGQQVPDFNEIPEVEAALQTGKSAASATTDDDGAGNGLVSPDALPPTKEAPDAEEDDVARRAAALLQSFQGGDGAEDDAEKRESLRKSRRQTAAEERNMRRRRREKAQTSTAGEEGKDESTAADGSEAAPSASAEDLSAAEAKTDGPSSPRPGTATGAEASEETETTPTATATDTNPEESKETTG; translated from the exons ATGTCCTCCCACGACAAGAATGGGAGGGCTACCTCCTCGAGCGGCaaggcctcctccttcttctcgagaGCCACTGGCAAGAACAAGGCCGACAAACGGAACGCAAGCGATGAGGGTGGCCGATACCTTGCCGCCGACAACGACGCCGCCAGCACCCATACCGCACGCAGTTCGCGCCATTACCGGGACTCGTCTGTAATATCGCTGGACCGTCCCGACACGCCCGAATCTGGCCTCAACATGACGGCAGGGGTCGTCACGACGATCCCCTATGACCCTGTTTCCCCCGACAATCGCTCCCCCGTCGCCCTCGACCACCTTCCCAGGCCCGACCAAATGCCCCTAAGGCGAGAGCTAGTACCGCACCACCTCAACAAAGGCACTGGTGACTTCCACCAGTATCCCACCATCGACCAAAGCCCAAGCTCCCCCTATAATGGGCAGTCACCCAGCGCATCAAGTTCGCGCTCAACTCTCGCTACTGCTAACATCACCATGGCCTCCACGGGCCGCCAGGCCCAGTTTCAGCAATGGGGACCACCGAGAGAGAGCAGTTTGCCCGGGTACAATTCCAGAGGCCACTCGTACATGACAACCCGCAGTTCGGGCGACAATGCCAGCATCTACTCAGGTAGGGACGGACACTACCAAGAAGCCCCAGGAACCAGCCATCGCTCATCCAGGATAGGACTCCCTAGTACTTCGTCTCAGTCATCCTACCTTTCTCCCCATGCCCATAAGGACAGAGATACCCAGCGGTTAACCAAGGTCGCTGCCGGCCACCAGGGCTCCGAAGGATTCAACTTTCCCAAGCCAGACGATGACAATGTGATTGAACAGATGTTCATAAACCTGATGCAAAAGCGAGGATGGCACAACCTCCCGGACCAGGCCAAGCGCCAGATGATCGCATACCCCGCCGCGAAGAAATGGACCTTGATTTACCAGGATCGACTCACCGAGTGGCAGGGCGAACAGAAGCGCAGACAGACGGCCAAGATTGGCCAATACAGCAATGTCGATATTACCCAATCCTCCGATGACGAAGGCAGCCCCGAGTGGTATGTGCGCAAGGTCATGGAAAACGCTCTGGACAGCAAAGGGCTCGGAGGACTCGAAGTCAACCTTCGGACACAGCAGATCGGCTGGGTCAAGCGCTTCATCGACTGTCAGGGACAGATCGCCTTGACCAATGTCCTGCTAAAGATGAACCGAAAGACTGCCTATGGACCTGCTCAGCCGGATAATGGAAGATTGGATAAGAATTTGGACCGAGAATATGACATTGTCAAATGTTTGAAGGCTCTTATGAACAACAAGTTTGGCGCAGACGATGCGCTAGCTCACCAACAGGTTATTGTGGCTCTGGCCACCTCCCTTATATCACCTCGGCTCACCACCCGGAAGCTTGTCAGCGAAGTCCTGACATTCCTCTGCCATTGGGGCGAAGGCAAGGGCCATGTCAAGGTCATCGAGGCCATGGACGTCGTTAAGGCCCAGCAAGGCGAAAACGGGCGCTTCGATGCTTGGATGCGTCTTGTTGAGGTCACCGTCGACGGCCGCGGGAAGATGGGCAGTTTGGTCGGTGCTAGTGAGGAGGTACGAAGTGGTGGCATTGGCATGGAGAATCTGCTCATGGAATACGCCGTTGCTACCCTCATCTTGGTCAACATGTTGGTCGATGCCCCTGAGAAGGACCTGCAGCTGCGCATACACATTCGGGCTCAGTTTACGGCCTGTGGCATCAGGCGTATCCTGAACAAGATGGAGGCCTTTCAGTATGAGCTGATTGACAAGCAAATCGAGCGGTTCCGCTCCAACGAAGCTATCGACTATGAGGATATGCTCGAGCGTGAGAACAGCAGCATCAAAGATAGTATCGAGGGTGAGGTTAAGGACCTCAACGACCCGGTACAAATTGTAGATGCTATACAGCAGCGGCTTAATGGAACCAAGACACAGGACTACTTTGTATCTGCTCTCCAGCATTTGCTGTTGATCAGGGACAATGATGGCGAGGAGAGATTACGCATGTTCCAGCTGGTGGACTCTATGCTCAGCTACGTAGCTATGGACCGCCGGTTGCCGGACATGGACCTCAAGCAGAGTCTCAACTTCACCGTTCAAAGTCTGTTAGATAAGCTCCATACCGACTCTGAAGCACGTCAAGCTCTAGATGAGGCCCTCGAAGCCCGGCAGATAGCTGATGCCGCTATGGCGGAGAGGGATGAGATGAAGGAGAGACTGGCCTTGGGAGCTGATGGTCTGGTGGCTAAGCTACAAAAGCAGATTGATGAGCAAGCCATGTTCATCGAGGCCCAGAAAAGGCGTGCTGAGGGTCTCAAGTCGGAGCTTGCCAGTTTGCAGACCCTGCGGGCAAAGGAGGCGCAACGCTACGAGCTAGAGACCCGCGAACTGTACCTCATGCTTCGCGACGCTCAAGATGTAGCTGCCTCCAATGCCACCAAGGGCAACGCTAAGCTTGGTGAGGAAGACGTGGCCCGCATGCAAGGCATCCTCGATCGCGAGAGGCTTCTGGAGCGCCTGCAAATGCAGATCGAGCGCCAAAAGACGCAGTTCAAGCTTGAAGGAAGAGTATGGGGCGAAGTGATCGGCCCTTCGGATAGGCTCCGAGCTCTTcgggaggagatggatggcTTTGGCGACGACACACCGGAGGTTGTGCCACCCAAGGACTTCACCAACAGCATGCTTGGTAGCGTCAAGAGGTCGACCAGAATACCCAGAAAGCCTGTTGGTTCCCGGTCAGACCATGTCGAGGACGTCCTAGAGGAGAGCGATGTCGAGATTGGGGACGACGGCGAGATCGTGTACGAGAAGCCTCGCGTGGTCAAGATCAGGAGGCCTGTCGTGGACCCCAAGCAGACCAATGGTATGTTCAACGAACTCACTGGGAAGGTCAGAAGGTACGATGCCAGCGACTccgaggaaggagatggtATCACAACCGGTCCCTCACATCCCAGCATGGAGTCCCAGACACCCATCACACCCAGCGATACCGAGACTCCCAAAATTCAAGTTACCGATGCTACCGGACCGTCTGCGCCAGCCGCGGCATCAggccctccacctccaccacccccgccgcctccgcctccgccgcccccTGGCTTCCTCCCTGGCGCCCCAGCTCCGATTCCCGGCGCGGGCgggcctcctccgccgccgccgcctcctcctcctcctccgccgccgccaggaGGCCTTCCGGGTGCTGCTCCTCCGATGCCTGGCGCTGGTggtccaccgccgccgccgccgccaccacctcctccgccaatGCCTGGTATGGCTGGTatgccaccacctccacctccgcccCCTCCCATGCCTGGTATGCCTGGtatgccaccaccaccacctcctcccatGCCAGGTCCTGCTTCGGGCCGCTTCTTGGCACAGAACGCCGGGCTTCCCACGACCAATTCTGTTGGGCTACCTGTCGTCcggcccaagaagaagctcaaggctTTCCATTGGGACAAGGTCGACACGCCACTGGCAACGCACTGGGCGGCACATACACCGTCCCCTGAGTCGAGGGAAGAAAAGTATCATGAGCTCAGCAAGAAGGGTATTCTGGACGAAGTTGAGAAGTTGTTCATGGCgaaggagatcaagaagctTGGCGGTGGAGGTGCCAAGAAGGATGACAAGAAGCAGATTATCTCCAACGATTTGCGCAAGGCATTCG AAATCGCGCTTGCCAAATTCTCACAGTTCCCTGTTGAGAAGGTGGTGCAGATGATCATTCACTGCGACAAAGACGTGCTCGACAACCCGGTCGTCATGGATTTCCTGCAGAAGGATGATCTTTGCAACATTTCGGATAACACTGCCAAAGTTATGGCACCATATAGCaaggactggactggaccaGATGCCGGCAAAGATACCCGAGAACAGGATCCTAACGAGCTCACAAGACAGGATCAGATATATCTGTATACGGCGTTCGAACTTCATCACTACTGGAAGAGTAGGATGAGGGCCCTTGCACTGACTCGCAGCTTCGAACAAGAATACGAGGAGATTACTGAAAAGATGCGCGCCGTTGTAGCAGTGTCCGAATCTTTGAGAGATTCCGTGTCCCTTATGAACGTACTCGGCCTCATCTTGGATATCGGTAACTATATGAACGATGCGAACAAGCAAGCCCGCGGTTTCAAACTCTCTTCTCTTGCCAGACTCGGCATGGTGAAGGACGACAAGAACGAGTCGACGCTTGCGGATCTCGTCGAACGTATTGTGCGCCAGCAATACCCAGAGTGGGAAGATTTCGCCAAGGACATCGAGGGCGTTATTGCGGCCCAGAAGATCAACATCGAACAGCTTCAGGCTGATGCCAAGAGGTATATCGACAACATCAAGAACGTGCAAATGTCTCTTGACTCAGGCAATCTCTCCGATCCGAAGAAGTTCCATCCCCAGGATCGCGTGTCGCAGATTGTGCAGAGGGTCATGAAGGATGCTCGGTTCAAGGCAGAGCAAATGCAGTTGTATCTGGAAGAGATGGTGCGCACATACAACGACATCATGGTCTTTTACGGCGAAGACCCGTCAGACGACAATGCTCGTCGCGAATTCTTTTCCAAGCTGGCGTCATTCATCACGGAGTGGAAGAGGTCGCGCGAGAAGAACATTCAACTGGAAGAGCAGCGTAAGCGGAACGAGGCATCGATGAAACGCAAGAATGCCCAGTTCAAGGCTTTGCAAGCGAGCGAGGCACAAGGACCGGCAAGCCCAACGAGTACGGGGGCGATGGACAGCTTACTCGAGAAGCTCAGAGCGGCTGCTCCGCAAACCAGAGACCAAAGagacaggaggaggagagcacGTCTCAAGGACCGACATCAAGTCCGCATCGCTTCAGGCCAACAAGTACCAGATTTCAACGAAATCCCCGAGGTGGAAGCTGCCCTCCAAACTGGCAAGAGTGCTGCATCCGCGACCacggacgacgacggcgccgGCAACGGTCTTGTCAGCCCCGATGCCCTACCGCCAACAAAGGAGGCTCCCGATgcggaggaagacgacgtcGCTCGACGCGCAGCTGCATTGTTGCAAAGCTTCCAGGGTGGAGACGGGGCGGAAGATGATgcagaaaagagggaaagttTGAGGAAGTCGAGGAGACAGACTGCGGCAGAGGAGAGGAACatgagaaggcggaggagagaaaaAGCCCAGACTAGCACGgctggggaggaagggaaggacgAGTCAACAGCGGCAGATGGATCAGAAGCCGCGCCTTCAGCTAGCGCTGAGGACCTTTCAGCTGCCGAAGCCAAGACGGATgggccatcatcaccacgacCAGGCACAGCGACGGGTGCCGAGGCATCGGAGGAGACTGAGACTACACctacggcgacggcgacggacACGAATCCTGAAGAAAGTAAAGAAACAacaggatga
- the ser-7 gene encoding phosphoserine aminotransferase, whose translation MPARADITYFGAGPAALPTDVLETAAQALLDYQGTGLGIAEHSHRSELAAKIINEAKADLATYLDFSPEQYEVLFMQGGGTGEFAASMYNLVGAWVSRQHAAVQKELGEGAAADEAQVLAALRQRVESGLKVDYIVTGSWSLKAYQEAVRLLGPEYVNLVCDARTINDGKFGKIPDESTWKLSKDAAYVYFCDNETVDGVEFPNFPKILEPKEDGTGPIVVSDMSSNILSRRIPVNNYSLLFFGAQKNLGCTGVAVAILKKTFLPPTLSQPSPALLRKLALPIPPIVLQYEIIAKNNSLYNTLSIFDVYIAGQVLKKLLATFPNGVDGQQALAEKKAELIYSALEAHPEAYKIVPDKSARSKMNICFRVIKGGNVDEAEKAFLKESTAINLTGLKGHRSVGGIRASNYNSIPLEGAEKLANFIHEFAKA comes from the exons ATGCCTGCCCGCGCGGACATCACCTACTTCGGCGCCGGCCCTGCCGCCCTTCCCACCGACGTCCTCGAGACCGCCGCCCAAGCGCTGCTCGACTACCAGGGCACCGGCTTGGGTATCGCCGAGCACTCTCATCGCTCCGAACTTGCGGCCAAGATCATCAACGAGGCCAAGGCCGATCTGGCCACCTACCTCGACTTCTCTCCCGAGCAGTATGAGGTTCTCTTTATGCAGGGTGGTGGCACCGGCGAGTTCGCTGCCTCCATGTACAACCTCGTTGGCGCCTGGGTTTCCCGCCAGCACGCCGCTGTCCAGAAGGAGCTCGGCGAGGGTGCGGCCGCCGATGAGGCCCAGGTACTTGCCGCCCTTCGCCAGCGCGTAGAGTCCGGCCTCAAGGTCGACTACATCGTCACCGGCTCCTGGTCGCTCAAGGCCTACCAGGAGGCCGTCCGCCTGCTCGGCCCTGAGTACGTCAACCTAGTGTGTGACGCCCGCACCATCAACGACGGCAAGTTCGGCAAGATTCCCGACGAGAGCACCTGGAAGCTTAGCAAGGACGCCGCCTACGTCTACTTCTGCGACAACGAGACCGTTGATGGCGTTGAGTTCCCCAACTTCCCCAAGATCCTCGAGCCCAAGGAGGACGGCACCGGCCCCATTGTTGTGTCTGATATGTCCTCCAACATCCTCTCTCGCCGCATCCCCGTCAACAACtactccctcctcttcttcggcgcCCAGAAGAACCTTGGCTGCACCGGTGTCGCTGTTGCCATCCTCAAGAAGACCTTCCTCCCACCTACCCTCAGCCAGCCTAGCCCGGCCCTGCTCAGGAAACTCGCCCTTCCTATCCCTCCTATCGTTCTTCAGTATGAGATTATTGCCAAGAACAACAGCTTGTATAACACGCTGAGCATCTTTGA TGTCTACATCGCGGGCCAGGTCCTCAAGAAGCTCCTCGCCACTTTCCCCAACGGTGTTGACGGCCAGCAGGCCCTtgctgagaagaaggccgagctCATCTACTCGGCCTTGGAGGCCCATCCTGAGGCTTACAAGATCGTTCCGGACAAGTCTGCCCGTTCCAAGATGAACATTTGCTTCCGCGTCATCAAG GGTGGCAACGTcgacgaggccgagaaggcctTCCTCAAGGAGTCCACCGCCATCAACCTGACCGGTCTCAAGGGCCACCGCAGCGTCGGTGGCATCCGTGCTTCCAACTACAACTCCATTCCTCTGGAAGGTGCTGAGAAGCTGGCCAACTTCATCCATGAGTTTGCCAAGGCTTAA
- a CDS encoding hydroxyisourate hydrolase, variant 1 — MATKDRITCHILDTSLGQPARSVRVKLELLSASSTSSQTPSKTFESITDEDGRIKTWLPYSSALSSGEVPVYTLEDVFVNDIKGPSRWMLRFDTAGYFGGEDKTFFPEVTVVFRVEEGQTYHVPLLLAPYSYSTYRGS, encoded by the coding sequence ATGGCAACCAAAGACCGCATAACGTGCCACATCCTCGACACCTCCCTCGGCCAACCGGCCCGTTCGGTGCGCGTCAAGCTCGAGCTTCTGTCTgcttcttccacctcctcccaaacCCCCAGCAAAACCTTTGAATCCATAACCGACGAAGACGGCCGCATCAAGACCTGGCTGCCCTATTCCTCCGCGCTTTCCTCGGGCGAAGTCCCCGTCTACACCTTGGAAGACGTTTTTGTCAACGACATCAAGGGCCCGTCGAGATGGATGTTGCGCTTTGATACGGCAGGGTATTTCGGTGGGGAGGATAAGACCTTCTTCCCCGAGGTGACGGTGGTGTTtagggtggaggagggacaGACGTATCATGTCCCGCTCCTGTTGGCGCCGTATAGTTATTCTACTTATCGGGGGAGTTAG